Proteins co-encoded in one Salarias fasciatus chromosome 4, fSalaFa1.1, whole genome shotgun sequence genomic window:
- the LOC115386937 gene encoding zinc finger protein OZF-like, protein MNAAMFQLRSFVHQRLYAAAEEILGEVERTVTLALYGAQVSLSKEGESLRHQPGLLRNPADSEVHLTSCSIEHGDENHGSSTQEESNFILGPEVPGPSRSSTDQDDNTWNLCLAETDYKLPAIKEEQKELEESDQTPDVVFPSAGIVKKEGGPPALQVSYEIPPVSSECSAGLSGNSSSDEELVNSTGEQTMTHNARMLQEQGGDGRQTDQAALPYDNQSAKGQKDRSFCHLCGKGFQYIASLMKHIKTHESKTDCSFCGTAFQSTKQLLTHLEGCHNKAFFCAVCGKTFANTRSLRLHERIHTGIRDFACQECGKTFHRREHLIVHVRTHSGEKPYHCDVCGKAFSQSQNVTIHKRSHSGERPYHCDLCGKLFNTSSHLKAHMRYHSGEKPYSCDVCGKCFRQSGQVKRHRTTHTGERPYACHLCGMRYRFAPNLKMHLQTHEKTT, encoded by the exons ATGAACGCCGCGATGTTCCAGCTGAGGTCGTTCGTGCACCAGCGGCTGTACGCGGCCGCGGAGGAGATCctgggagaggtggagaggaCCGTCACGCTCGCTCTGTACGGAGCCCAAGTTAGTCTCTCCAAAGAGGGAGAAAGTCTGCGGCACCAGCCGGGCCTTCTGCGCAACCCAGCGG ATTCAGAAGTTCATCTGACCAGCTGCAGCATAGAGCACGGCGATGAAAATCATGGATCCTCAACGCAAGAGGAGTCCAACTTCATTTTGGGTCCGGAGGTCCCAGGACCCTCTAGATCCAGCACAGATCAGGATGATAACACCTGGAACCTCTGCTTAGCTGAGACGGATTACAAGCTGCCCgccattaaagaggagcagaaggaaCTCGAGGAATCCGACCAAACACCTgatgttgtttttccttctgctgGAATTGTGAAGAAAGAGGGAGGTCCACCAGCTTTGCAAGTATCATATGAAATCCCTCCAGTTTCCTCCGAGTGCTCTGCAGGACTGAGTGGGAACAGCTCTAGCGATGAGGAGCTGGTGAACAGCACAGGAGAACAGACGATGACTCACAATGCCAGAATGCTGCAAGAACAAGGAGGTGATGGTCGTCAAACCGACCAAGCAGCATTGCCTTATGATAACCAATCTGCTAAAGGGCAGAAAGATCGCAGTTTTTGTCACTTGTGTGGTAAGGGCTTTCAGTACATCGCCTCTTTGATGAAGCACATCAAAACACATGAGAGTAAAACCGATTGTAGTTTTTGCGGCACAGCGTTCCAATCCACGAAACAGCTGTTAACTCATTTGGAAGGCTGCCACAACAAAGCGTTTTTTTGTGCCGTCTGCGGCAAGACTTTTGCCAACACCCGCTCTCTCCGGCTGCACGAGCGCATCCACACGGGCATCCGAGACTTCGCGTGTCAGGAATGTGGCAAGACGTTCCACCGCAGGGAGCACCTGATCGTCCACGTGCGGACTCACTCAGGGGAGAAGCCGTATCACTGCGACGTCTGCGGAAAGGCGTTCAGCCAGAGCCAGAATGTCACCATTCATAAAAGGAGCCACTCGGGGGAGAGGCCGTATCACTGCGACCTGTGCGGGAAGCTTTTCAACACAAGCAGCCACCTCAAAGCGCACATGAGATACCATTCAGGGGAAAAGCCGTACTCGTGCGACGTCTGCGGGAAGTGCTTTCGACAGAGCGGACAGGTGAAGAGACACAGGACCACGCACACGGGAGAGAGGCCTTACGCCTGTCATCTCTGTGGGATGAGATACCGGTTCGCACCCAATCTGAAGATGCACCTGCAAACGCACGAAAAGACGACTTGA
- the rps2 gene encoding small ribosomal subunit protein uS5 yields the protein MADDAGGRGGFRGGFGAGGRGRGRGRGRGRGRGRGARGGKSEDKEWVPVTKLGRLVKDMKIKSLEEIYLYSLPIKESEIIDFFLGSGLKDEVLKIMPVQKQTRAGQRTRFKAFVAIGDYNGHVGLGVKCSKEVATAIRGAIILAKLSIVPVRRGYWGNKIGKPHTVPCKVTGRCGSVLVRLIPAPRGTGIVSAPVPKKLLMMAGIDDCYTSARGCTATLGNFAKATFDAISKTYSYLTPDLWKETVFTKSPYQEFTDHLAKTHTRVSVQRGQAVQAAAS from the exons ATGGCGGACGACGCCGGTGGTAGAGGAGGTTTTCGCGGAGGTTTTGGTGCCGGTGGCCGCGGTCGGGGCCGTGGACGCGGCAGAGGCCGTGGTAGGGGCCGCGGTGCCCGGGGCGGCAAGTCCGAGGACAAGGAG TGGGTTCCAGTCACCAAGCTGGGCCGCCTGGTTAAGGACATGAAGATCaagtctctggaggagatctacCTGTACTCTCTGCCCATCAAG GAGTCTGAGATCATTGATTTCTTCTTGGGTTCTGGCCTGAAGGATGAGGTGCTGAAGATCATGCCCGTCCAGAAGCAGACTAGGGCTGGTCAGCGTACCAGATTCAAG GCCTTTGTGGCTATTGGAGACTACAACGGCCACGTGGGTCTCGGTGTGAAATGCTCCAAGGAGGTGGCCACTGCTATCCGTGGCGCCATCATCCTGGCTAAGCTGTCCATCGTTCCCGTCAGGAGAGGTTACTGGGGTAACAAGATCGGAAAGCCCCACACTGTGCCCTGCAAGGTGACTGGCCGCTGCGGTTCTGTCCTGGTGCGTCTCATCCCAGCCCCCCGTGGTACTGGCATCGTGTCCGCCCCTGTGCCCAAGAAGCTGCTCATGATGGCCGGTATTGATGACTGCTACACCTCTGCAAGAGGCTGCACTGCCACGCTTGGCAACTTTG CCAAGGCCACCTTTGACGCCATCTCCAAGACATACAGCTACCTGACTCCTGACCTCTGGAAGGAGACAGTCTTCACAAAGTCTCCCTACCAG gagTTCACTGACCATCTGGCCAAGACTCACACCAGGGTGTCTGTGCAACGGGGCCAGGCTGTCCAGGCCGCTGCCTCCTAA
- the LOC115386940 gene encoding methionine-R-sulfoxide reductase B1-A-like has protein sequence MSFCAFFGGEHFKDHFKPGIYVCSKCDHQLFSSRCKYEHSSPWPAFTETIREDSVSKYEERPGAYKVLCGKCGNGLGHEFVNDGPSRGVSRFUIFSSSLKFVSKDKVDGQ, from the exons ATGTCGTTCTGCGCGTTTTTCGGCGGGGAGCACTTCAAAGACCACTTTAAACCAG GGATTTATGTTTGCTCCAAGTGTGATCACCAGCTGTTCTCCAGCCGCTGCAAATACGAGCACTCGTCCCCCTGGCCGGCCTTCACAGAGACCATCAGAGAGGACAGTGTGTCCAAATATGAGGAGAGACCCGGCGCATACAAG GTGCTTTGTGGGAAGTGTGGAAACGGCCTGGGTCATGAGTTTGTGAACGATGGACCATCCAGAGGCGTGTCCCGCTTTTGAATATTCAGCAGCTCACTGAAGTTCGTCTCTAAAG ATAAGGTTGACGGACAGTAA
- the LOC115386936 gene encoding testis-expressed protein 2-like, which produces MLCRNDAASLPAAPGSLCDHHTPYLSGHQLSLFVQILFLTPGFVAIMEESKLIFSLDRHDEGPSVSFSKDKQQSRESRPELSLGIDLDLSQGQRSQPPFLPHSPSSPGSLADLSASSAGLFVTTSLVKSSSTELEQRENSSLRGKPLLSLVKSLSTEISRRVEPEVNLSKSDSKLHLHPWKQITHPRIPEARPKAGGLNENDDWASPPSTGSMSPTEPRGSSLIAELEDTRRKFSEAMQDPLSMLSKIMGDESSGSPKQGRASVAGDSAAFQGRDESSDDSDLKCWRRTESEPRGVCDSPLRRLQKDSVMKSFSSERSSRESHLEICSYGDMIQVVQHPNRPRETHHRTYPQPGVTVPGSSMPFYWLLPVGLLAYGFFVLPLPSYVTGLSMGVACGFILGLVVVFMFAPRRSSARSAQASRLSRPIPMNMDSLEGKPEETLEGWMNETHSYDPETFHPSVTHSVYVTLDGSRLRLAYPRANIPRWAAFDEAPHEAVFLHSRAYHLANCKVSLVPPGLARKRVWNKKYPICITLAEGEVGEECLLEGPDEEERAAKHLGPDCQVPVTLYLFGRTGREKEEWFQHFLSASLAGASTSESGEDNMETQCGEEAKDGTEELPDLPGAMKTRTLLDYSVYMTQLIEAESCNPTPSPCHSDGKGSPTTCKKIPSEEYGSRGQAGAEPDAGAEPQGCAADGQPSWVNSLVGRIFWDFLREKYWVDQVAHKIQKKLSKIKLPYFMNELTLADLDMGTCLPQVLRTSRPTLDRRGLWLELEVVYTGCLQMTLETKMNLCKLGKDSEDEAHSFTETQQVGLKPRLCILADSDEESSSAGSSDEEDFLPAEPQGSLGDKSTVGAADGHTGGSTSRKILRFVDKIAKSKYFQKATENEYIKKKIAEVSNMPLMLSVEVLELSGTLAINIPPPPTDRIWYSFQVPPTLDLHVRPMLGEREVTFTHVTEWIEKKLQCEFQKVLVMPNMDDLYLPLMTSGLENPPASHQSSVRSTSHQSSVESQEYLSE; this is translated from the exons ATGCTGTGCAGAAATGATGCTGCAAGTctacctgcagctccaggctctCTCTGTGACCACCACACTCCCTACCTCAGTGGACATCAGCTCTCTTTATTTGTTCAGATTCTCTTTTTAACTCCTGGTTTTGTTGCAATCATGGAGGAGAGCAAGCTCATCTTCAGCCTCGACCGTCACGACGAGGGCCCCTCAGTGTCGTTTTCCAAAGATAAACAGCAAAGCAGAGAGAGTCGGCCTGAACTCAGCTTAGGGATCGATCTGGACCTGAGCCAGGGGCAACGCTCCCAACCCCCCTTCCTGCCTCACTCCCCCTCATCCCCTGGCTCTTTAGCTGACCTGTCAGCATCATCAGCAGGCCTGTTCGTCACTACGAGCCTGGTCAAATCATCCTCCACAGAGTTagagcagagggaaaacagcTCTCTGAGGGGCAAACCTCTGCTCAGTCTGGTCAAGTCCCTGAGCACGGAGATCTCACGCCGGGTGGAGCCTGAGGTCAATCTCTCAAAGTCAGACTCCAAGCTGCATTTGCATCCCTGGAAGCAGATTACACACCCGAGGATTCCGGAGGCCAGGCCAAAAGCCGGGGGACTGAATGAGAACGACGACTGGGCATCACCTCCGTCCACTGGCAGCATGTCTCCGACCGAACCCCGCGGCAGTTCGCTGATCGCTGAGCTGGAGGACACGCGGAGGAAGTTCTCAGAGGCCATGCAGGACCCTCTGAGCATGCTGAGTAAGATAATGGGAGATGAAAGCTCAGGAAGCCCCAAGCAGGGAAGGGCTTCCGTCGCAGGAGACTCAGCAGCTTTTCAAGGCAGAGATGAAAGCAGCGACGATTCGGACCTAAAATGCTGGAGGAGAACGGAGAGTGAGCCAAGGGGTGTGTGCGACTCGCCTCTCAGAAGACTTCAAAAAGATTCAGTCATGAAATCCTTTTCCTCCGAACGTAGCAGCAGAGAGAGCCATTTGGAAATCTGCTCCTATGGAGACATGATCCAGGTGGTGCAGCACCCGAACAGACCCAGAGAGACACACCACAGAACTTATCCCCAGCCTGGAGTCACAGTTCCAGGCTCGTCAATGCCTTTCTATTGGCTCCTCCCCGTGGGTCTTCTAGCTTACGGGTTCTTCGTGCTGCCCCTGCCCTCCTACGTGACGGGTTTGTCCATGGGGGTCGCATGTGGCTTCATCCTGGGCTTGGTGGTCGTGTTCATGTTTGCCCCACGTCGCTCATCTGCCAGAAGCGCCCAGGCCTCCCGCTTGAGCAGACCAATTCCCATGAACATGGATTCACTCGAGGGAAAGCCTGAAGAAACTCTAGAG GGTTGGATGAATGAGACACACAGCTACGACCCTGAGACTTTCCACCCTTCTGTCACACACTCTGTGTATGTCACCCTGGACGGCAGCCGGCTGCGTCTGGCCTACCCACGCGCCAACATCCCCCGGTGGGCGGCCTTCGATGAAGCGCCCCATGAGGCCGTGTTTTTGCACTCTCGGGCTTACCATCTGGCCAACTGTAAG GTGTCTCTGGTGCCTCCTGGACTGGCTCGCAAGAGGGTGTGGAACAAGAAGTACCCCATCTGCATCACTCTGGCAGAGGGAGAGGTCGGGGAGGAGTGTCTACTGGAAGGgccagatgaagaagaaaggGCAGCGAAGCACCTGGGCCCCGACTGCCAGGTTCCTGTTACCCTGTATCTGTTTGGCCGCACAGGAAGGGAGAAGGAAGAGTGGTTTCAGCATTTCCTGTCTGCCTCCCTGGCTGGAGCGTCCACCAGTGAGAGCGGCGAGGACAACATGG aaacacagtgtgGTGAAGAGGCTAAGGACGGCACAGAGGAGCTTCCTGACCTGCCAGGAGCAATGAAAACCAGAACGCTGTTGGACTACAGCGTCTACATGACTCAGCTAATCGAGGCAGAAAGCTGCAATCCCACTCCCAGCCCCTGCCACAGTGACGGGAAGGGAAGCCCCACAACATGCAAGAAG ATTCCCAGTGAAGAGTATGGCTCTCGAGGTCAGGCGGGAGCTGAGCCTGACGCAGGTGCGGAGCCGCAGGGCTGCGCTGCAGATGGTCAGCCCAGCTGGGTGAACTCGCTGGTGGGCCGGATCTTCTGGGACTTCCTGCGGGAGAAGTACTGGGTCGATCAAGTGGCACACAAGATTCAGAAGAAACTCAGCAAAATCAAG TTGCCATACTTCATGAATGAGTTGACGCTGGCTGATTTGGACATGGGTACCTGCCTTCCCCAAGTCCTCAGAACATCCAGACCTACCTTGGACCGCAGAG GCCTgtggctggagctggaggtggtgtACACAGGCTGCCTTCAGATGACTCTGGAGACCAAGATGAACTTATGTAAGCTGGGAAAGGACAGTGAGGATGAAGCGCACAGCTTTACAGAGACCCAACAAGTGGG CCTAAAACCGAGACTCTGCATACTGGCTGATAGTGATGAAGAGTCGTCCAGCGCAGGGTCATCTGATGAAGAGGACTTCCTCCCAGCCGAGCCACAGGGATCCCTGGGAGACAAAAGCACCGTGGGAGCAGCTGACGG GCACACAGGTGGAAGCACCAGTAGGAAGATCCTGAGATTTGTGGACAAGATAGCAAAGTCCAAGTATTTCCAGAAGGCTACAGAGAACgagtacatcaagaagaagatCGCTGAGGTGTCCAACATGCCCTTGATGCTCAGTGTCGAGGTCCTGGAGCTCTCTGGAACTTTGGCCATCAACATCCCACCTCCCCCTACAGACAGGATCTG GTACAGTTTCCAGGTCCCTCCAACGTTAGATCTTCATGTGCGCCCCATGCTGGGAGAGAGGGAGGTCACCTTCACCCATGTCACTGAGTGGATTGAGAAAAAACTGCAGTGTGAGTTCCAG AAAGTGTTGGTCATGCCCAACATGGATGATTTATATCTGCCCCTGATGACCTCTGGCCTGGAGAACCCTCCTGCGTCTCACCAGTCCTCCGTCCGGTCCACCTCCCACCAGTCCTCTGTGGAGTCTCAGGAGTACCTGTCGGAGTAG
- the ndufb10 gene encoding NADH dehydrogenase [ubiquinone] 1 beta subcomplex subunit 10: MPADYDKDAYPEPPRKTPVVDKQTALPNPALIFTKLFYYTVDVPVTTFRDVIDSVRSKNKIVYYHQKFRRVPDLTECEEGDFTCYYEAEMQWRRDFKVDQEIVKVVQERLKACEQREGNSSLQNCAKEIQQFNEVTKNYQLRYGDLGAYASARKCLMKQKERMMAAQAQSA; this comes from the exons atgcCTGCAGACTATGATAAAGATGCCTACCCGGAGCCTCCTCGGAAGACCCCCGTGGTGGATAAACAAACGGCGTTGCCAAACCCGGCCCTGATCTTCACTAAACTCTTCTACTACACCGTGGATGTGCCTGTCACCACATTCAGAG atGTCATCGATAGCGTTCGGTCCAAAAACAAGATTGTGTACTACCACCAGAAGTTCCGCCGTGTCCCTGACCTGACTGAGTGCGAGGAGGGAGATTTCACCTGCTACTACGAGGCGGAGATGCAATGGAGGAGAGACTT TAAAGTTGATCAGGAGATCGTGAAGGTGGTTCAGGAACGTCTGAAAGCctgtgagcagagagagggaaacaGCAGCTTGCAAAACTGTGCCAAAGAAATACAGCAGTTTAACGAGGTGACCAAGAACTACCAGTTGCGCT ATGGAGACTTGGGAGCGTACGCCAGTGCAAGAAAGTGTTTGATGAAGCAGAAAGAGCGCATGATGGCAGCTCAGGCCCAGAGCGCTTAA
- the LOC115386939 gene encoding 60S ribosomal protein L3-like produces the protein MSHRKFHAPRHGHLGFLPHKRSKKHRGRVRTWPKDDSSLPVHLTAFLGYKAGMTHILREVHRTALKQSKREEVEPVTIIETPPIIVVGIVGYVKTTRGLRSLKTIFAEHLSDECKRRFYKNWYKCKKKAFTKHSKKWQDETGKKQLDKDFSMMKKYCSVIRVIVHSQMRLLPIKQKKAHIMEVQLNGGSISDKVDWAKEHLEQAVPVSSVFYQDEMIDVIGVSKGHGFKGVTSRWHTKKLPRKTHKGLRKVACIGAWHPARVGYTIARAGQKGYHHRTEINKKIYRIGKGVHIQDGKVIRNNASTNYDTTQKTITPMGGFPRYGEVNNDFVMVKGCVVGVKKRVLTLRKSLLIHTSRKSREAIELKFIDTTSKFGHGRFQTAQEKRAFMGPQKKDVQKPQPEPLPEEA, from the exons ATG TCTCATCGCAAATTTCATGCACCTCGGCATGGACACCTGGGGTTCCTGCCTCACAAGCGCAGCAAGAAGCACAGGGGGAGGGTTCGTACGTGGCCCAAAGATGACTCCAGCCTGCCGGTCCACCTCACTGCCTTCCTGGGCTACAAAGCTGGGATGACCCACATCCTGAGGGAGGTTCATCGCACCGCACTCA AGCAGTCAAAACGGGAGGAAGTTGAACCAGTTACCATCATTGAAACTCCGCCTATCATCGTAGTCGGGATTGTGGGATATGTTAAAACTACCCGTGGGTTACGATCCCTGAAAACCATCTTTGCCGAGCACCTCAGCGACGAGTGCAAGCGCAGATTTTACAAAAACTG GTACAAGTGCAAGAAGAAGGCCTTCACCAAGCACAGTAAGAAGTGGCaggatgagacgggaaagaaacaACTGGACAAGGATTTCAGTATGATGAAGAAATACTGCTCAGTCATTCGGGTTATTGTTCACTCCCAG ATGCGACTACTTCCAATAAAGCAGAAGAAAGCTCACATCATGGAGGTGCAGCTGAATGGAGGCAGTATCTCCGACAAGGTGGACTGGGCGAAGGAGCACCTGGAGCAGGCCGTACCTGTGtcttctgttttctaccaggATGAGATGATTGATGTCATTGGTGTCAGCAAAGGACATGGCTTTAAAG GTGTGACAAGCCGCTGGCACACAAAGAAACTCCCCAGGAAGACTCATAAGGGCCTGAGAAAGGTGGCTTGCATCGGAGCCTGGCATCCTGCCCGTGTGGGCTACACCATAGCCCGCGCTGGCCAGAAAGGATATCACCATCGCACTGAGATCAACAAGAAG ATCTATCGCATAGGTAAGGGTGTCCACATCCAGGATGGAAAGGTGATTCGGAACAATGCCTCCACTAATTATGACACCACCCAGAAAACTATCACCCCTATG GGAGGCTTTCCCCGCTACGGTGAAGTGAATAATGACTTCGTTATGGTGAAAGGTTGCGTTGTTGGAGTGAAGAAGCGTGTGCTCACCCTCAGGAAG TCTTTGCTCATACACACATCCCGCAAGTCCAGGGAAGCTATTGAGCTGAAGTTTATTGACACCACCTCCAAATTTGGCCACGGGCGCTTCCAAACAGCCCAGGAGAAGAGGGCCTTCATG GGGCCACAGAAGAAAGATGTCCAGAAGCCACAGCCagagccgctgccagaggaggCCTGA
- the rnf151 gene encoding RING finger protein 151, with amino-acid sequence MADPEVSTQSGGYDVELFVDPPDYDLICTICQGVLRCPVRAACHHIFCKKCILQWLKRQETCPCCRKPVNPSLIFVMFKLSKAIGRLKIKCKNEIRGCTETFSLSEQYCHSMSCLFELIPCPYQGCRAQLLRRDLDTHSRHCEHWRQPCNMGCGTILSHHTQAQHNCYKQLRQEYEARQRNHRAIATALQRKMRRMQSTMAHMKRQIGLICESLEVMDDLHEVEEEELGESSGSSSGTPSSSSN; translated from the exons ATG GCAGACCCAGAAGTGTCAACACAGAGTGGGGGTTATGACGTTGAGCTCTTTGTGGACCCTCCAGACTACGATCTGATCTGCACCATCTGTCAAGGGGTGCTGAGATGTCCAGTAAGAGCGGCCTGTCACCACATTTTCTGCAAGAAATGCATCTTGCAGTGGCTAAAACG ACAGGAGACATGCCCGTGCTGCAGGAAGCCAGTTAACCCAAGCTTGATCTTTGTCATGTTCAAACTGAGTAAAGCTATTGGACGCCTGAAGATCAAG TGTAAGAATGAAATCCGAGGCTGCACAGAGACCTTCTCGCTCTCAGAGCAGTACTGTCACAGCATGAGCTGCCTATTCGAGCTCATCCCCTGCCCATACCAGGGCTGCCGGGCACAGCTCCTGCGCAGGGACCTGGACACCCATTCACGCCATTGCGAGCACTGGCGGCAGCCCTGCAACATGGGATGTGGAACCATCCTCTCGCACCACACACAGGCACAGCACAACTGCTACAAGCAACTGAGGCAGGAGTATGAAGCCAGACAGAGAAACCACAGAGCCATCGCCACAGCCCTGCAGAGGAAGATGAGGCGAATGCAGAGCACCATGGCCCACATGAAGAGGCAGATAGGGCTGATCTGTGAGAGCCTGGAGGTGATGGATGATCTAcacgaggtggaggaggaggaactcgGGGAGAGCAGCGGTAGCTCCAGTGGGACTCCAAGTAGCAGCAGTAACTGA